GGTGGACGGGTCAACGCGGAACCGCGCTGCCACTTCCTTGGAGAGCAGGTCCTCAGACATGCGTCCCTCCTGTCGCATCGCGTGGATTACGTGCACGACGAGCGTAGCGCATGTTGCAGAGTTTGGTGCAGACCTGGATATGCAGTTATGCCGACCGCCAAAACTGCTAGGTTGGTGGCGTGCCGCAAGCCGTGAAGACGCGCATCAACTTCGAGACCGGGTACGCCGAGACCGAGGGCGGGACCCCGCTTGTCCGGGTAGGCGATCGGCTGCTTCCGCAGCGCATCACCGTGGTGGTGCCTTGTAGAGCAGGTCAGCCACGCATAACAGCTCGCCTGGAGGTGCTGGACGGGATACCGCAGTGCCGGGAACTATCCTTCGCCAGCCTCGAGAACGGCCGGGAGATTAAGCAGCTCGACCTGCGGGACATCAGCATCGCCGACCTGGTCGAACGCACGTTCGCCCTGTTCTCGCAGCGCGTCATCCTTGAAGAGAGTGACCATATGGTCGCGGTGCAAGACTTCGGTAGTGGAGCGCGCGCCGAGGCTGCGCGCATAATCGGCCAAGCACGCAAGGGTAAAGGCGCCCGGAAGATCACGCCGGCCTTCCTCGCTGAAGTGGCGAAGGTATACCGGGAGCACGGGGAAAAGAACCCTACGCAGGCTGTACAGCGTGCCTTTGATGTGAGCCCGCGCATGGCGGGGAACTACATCCGGAAGGCCCGCGACCTGGAGCTACTGCCCGAGGTCACGGACGGTCGACGGAAACGCTAGGCGCGAACCCTCCACTCGACTCGGATGTACTTCGGGTCGAAGTATCCCCACTCTTTGCCGTACTCGGGCGTCCACCCCTCGGGACGCCCCAGCTTCCCCGGCAGGATGATGACGCGCATGATCTGCGATATGACGGCTCGCCGACGGTCGAGGTCGAGGCCATCCCAGACGGCTTGAGGGTCACCCTTGCGGAACGGCGCCAACGCAGTCACGCGGGCTGCGGCAGCGTCGGCCTGGTCGAGCTCTGAGCGACGCTGAGCGGTCTTCTCGTTGGCGGCGATGAGCTGAGCTTTGGTCATCTGGCCGGCCGCGAACATCTCGGCGGCCTCCTCGTCACGGATGCGCAGCGCTTCACGCTCAAGGACACGGGCCCGCGCTGCGGAGTCGTCCCCCTTCCGCTCGAACGCCTCGACGGCGCCGGGACGGGAGAGCCACTCGACGGCCAGCATGGACACGTACCGGTCGAGGTGTATTGGACTGCGAGCTACGTGGTTACGGCCGGCGGCACACCGGTAGGACGGAACCGTCTTCCGCTGACCACCCTTGCTTAGGCCCGCGGTCGCGACAACAACTGTTGTCTTCTCCTCCTCCGCCTCGACGCAGATGCCACACTCATAGAGCCCTGAGCCCATCCACCGACGCTGCGGGCCGGGTGTCGTCCGTCGAGACGGGTCGTTGAGCAGCGCGACGATGGCCCGCCACTTGGTCTCCTCGATGATCGCTGGCCACTTCGCCGGCCCGACGATCTCGCCGCGGTGCTCCATCAGGCCAGCGTTGCGAGGCCGCAGGAAGACTCTCCGGACGCTGTTGGGGGTCCACTTGCCTCCGGTGGCCGTCGTCACGCCTCGGGCGTTCCAGTCGCGCACAACAGCATGGACACTCAGTCCGGACAGGAGGTCGTCTCCCCTGGCGTCGAGCTCGGCGGCCTCCGTAGTCCGCACGGTCACCCCGTCAGGCTCGAACCCGAACGGCCTACGTCCCCCGAACCACTCGCCGGCGGCGGCCTTCTGCAGCTTCTTCGCCTGCTGGCGCTCGCTCATGTGCTCGACCTCATATCGTGCGAAGTTGCCAAGGTTGCGGGCGTTCATTCGGCCGGCCGGCGTGGACAGGTCGAGCTGACCAGTCCGCACGGTCTGCGTGTCGACGCCGTGACGCTCCACGATCTGGATGTACTCCTCTAACTCCGTGGGCGATCGGTGGAGTCTGTCGGTGTGCCAGGCCAATACACCGGTTGCTGAGCCTGCTCTGAGATCCTCAAGCATGCGTTTGTAGCCGGGCCTCGGCTTGCCCGAGTAGGCGGACATGTCGTTGTCGTCGTAGACCGCCACGACGTTCCAGCCGAGGCGAGCGGCGAGATTCTCGCAGTCGATTCGCTGCCGTTCAACGCCTAGACCTGCGCCGATACGGTCCCGAGAGATGCGGACGTAGATGATCGCGTCACGTTGCATAGCGTTAACTATGCCATAGCTTGACATTCGTTAGATCGAACTGGCTGCCTCGCTTGGGCAGACTCGCCGGAAACAGGCTCACGGTGATGCGGGCGTCGGGCCAGGGATAGTGGCTGTTGACCATCGCCGACCTGACCCGTTCGCGCGCCTCGCTCAGGGCCGTGTCGGGGAGGCCGATGAGGTGGATGCCGGCCAGTCCGTTGCCGACGTCGGCCTCCACCTCGACCGTACGGCCGGTCACTCCGACCAGGGCGACGCTGCGGGTGCGTGCGACCGCCATCTAGACCACACCCCGGACGTGACGCAAGGAGTAGTCGCCCGCGAAGCGCTCCAGGGCGATGACGTCGACCCTGACCGTGGGGAACGTACGCGGCTGGGACGCCAGCCACTTCGCGGCCAGCATGCGCAACCTGCTCAGCTTGGCCGGACGAACGGACTCCAGCGCCGTGCCGTGGGACCTGCCCGACCTGGTCTTGACCTCGACCACCACCAGTGTGGAGCCGTCCTCTGCGATGACGTCTATCTCGCCGTGACGGCAGCGCCAGTTGCGTTCGATGATCTTCATTCCCTCGGCTTCCAGGTAGTCGACGGCTAGTTGCTCGCCGTGTCTGCCGAGGTCGTTCTTCGCGGCCATGTGCCACCTCCGGGCACGACCTTCGCCCAGTGGGGGCAGGGGCGGGGCTCGCGAACGGGGTTCTGGGGAAAAGGTCGCCGGAGAGTCGGAAGGTTGTGGACAACGCCGGGTTCAGCGGCACGTGGGCGGCCTGGTGGTGGGCCTGGGTCCAAGCCTGGACAGAAGGCACATGGCTGGGCCCGGCGTCCGCGGGGGCGGTTCTGTGGTGGTTCGCTGCGGCTGCGTCTTTTCTCAACAGCCACTTGTTTCAAGAGCCGAAGGGCTACCACCACCGTGTTCTCCGCGTCGGGACATGCGTGCATGTCGCACGTGCGATCAGCGGGCTACGGGTGTGCGGTGTAGTTCGTGATACGGGAACGACGCGGCCGAAGGCGGGTTAGGAGGTGGATCCCGGACGCGGGCGGGTTCCAGGTACGGAACGAGAGGCGAGGGATGCCGGACGTGAGGTCGGTGCAGAGCCTGGGCGCCAGGCGGCTGACGGACGCGGACGAGGAATGCCGGACCTGAGATCGATGCGGAGCCTGGGCGCCAGGCGGGTGACGGACGCGGACGAGGAATGCCCGACCTGAGATCGATGCGGAGCCTCGGCGCCAGGCGGGTGACGGACGCGGACGAGGAATGCCGGACCTGAGATCGATGCGGAGCCTCGGCGCCAGGCGGCTGACGGACGCGGACGCGAGAGGGTGCCAGACGAGTGAGCGACCCGAACCCGAAAGGGTCCCAAGACGAGTGAGCGACCTGGACGCTAGGAGGGCCAGGCGCGAGCCGAGGGGGTGCCGACGCGGGCGTGAGGCGGGTTCCGGGAGGCGGACGTGCCGGAGGCGGACGTGCCGGAGGCGGACGTGCCGGAGGCCCACGTGAGGCGTTGGGTGTCGGGGCCGTGAGCACGCGCGGGGAAGTTCCACGTCGTCGCGCACGCGGGTGAGGGTCGCGTGCGAGGTGGGCGGGCGCGGAACGATCGCCTTGGGGCGCGCGCACCGGGGGCCTGCATCGGACCCCCGGGTCGGACCCCGGGTCGGCGAGCGTGCACGAGTGGGCAGGACGGGTGGCCGGGGTGCGGATGCGGGCCACCCACGATCAGCCGCATCGGTCACGCCGCCGGTCAACACGTCGGGAGGCGCTCCTCGTCGCCGCAGCGCGGCGCCGAGCCGGGAGGCCGGCGCGCGTTCGGGCGCCAAAAGGACGAGCCAACAGGACGATGTGTGATCCGCCCGGACCACGCGACCACCGCGCAACGCCCGGAAAGCCCCCAGCGGTCAGCCGGAGGAGCCCTCCGGACGCGCCGGTGTCACTGGGAGAAGCCCTCCTTCGGCATTTCCAGGTCGGCCTTGGACAGTTCCTCCACGTTGACGTCCTTGAACGTGACCACGCGGACGTTCTTCACGAACCGCGCCGGACGGTACATGTCCCACACCCACGCGTCCTGCATCTTCACGTCGAAGAACACGTCCCCGTTCTCGGCGGTGCGAACGTCGAGGTCGACCGAGTTGGTCAGGTAGAAGCGCCGCTCCGTCTCCACGACGTAGGTGAACAGTCCGACGACATCACGGTATTCGCGGTAAAGCTGCAGCTCCATCTCGGTTTCGTACTTTTCGAGATCCTCTGCGCTCATCGCGGTCCTCCTGTCGTACCGGTCCCCCGGTGTGCCTGGTCAGGCAACCCCGGCCCCCATTTCATTCTCGCCCATCTCTCTGGCCACCGTGACGAAGGAGAAACGGTGGTGCGGGCACGGGCCGTGCGTCTCCAGCGCCAGCCGGTGTGCTGCCGTGACATATCCCTTGTGGTCGGCGAAACCGTAGGCGGGGAATTCGGCGTCGAGCGTAACCATCAGCCTGTCCCTGGTCACCTTGGCCACGATCGACGCCGCCGCCACGCAGGCCGCCACCTGGTCCCCCTTCCACACCGCCAGCGACGGCGCCGGCAGGCCGGGCACCGGGAAGCCGTCGGTGAGGATGTACTCCGGGTCACAGGTCAACTGCGCGACCGCGCGCCGCATTCCCGAGATGTTGCTGCGGTGCAGGCCTCGGGCGTCGATCTCGGTGGGCGGGATGACGATGACGCCGACGTGCGCCGACCGGATGATCTGGTCGTAGAGCCGCTCGCGCGTGGCGGGGGTGAGGAGTTTGGAGTCGTCGAGGCCGACGATCTGCCTGCGCAGGACGACGGCGGCGACGACCAGCGGCCCGGCGCAGGCGCCCCGGCCGGCCTCGTCGACGCCGGCGATCGGGGTGAGGCCCCGGCGGGCGAGCGCGCGTTCGTAGGCGTAGAGTCCGGAATCGCGCCGGACCACGCTCGGGCGGGGACGGAACGCAACTGTCATGACAGAGGCAGCGTACGCCCCAATCGCCGCAAACCGCGACCGGAAACCCGGCCTGGCGGACCGTACGAGAC
This Nonomuraea muscovyensis DNA region includes the following protein-coding sequences:
- a CDS encoding recombinase family protein, which gives rise to MQRDAIIYVRISRDRIGAGLGVERQRIDCENLAARLGWNVVAVYDDNDMSAYSGKPRPGYKRMLEDLRAGSATGVLAWHTDRLHRSPTELEEYIQIVERHGVDTQTVRTGQLDLSTPAGRMNARNLGNFARYEVEHMSERQQAKKLQKAAAGEWFGGRRPFGFEPDGVTVRTTEAAELDARGDDLLSGLSVHAVVRDWNARGVTTATGGKWTPNSVRRVFLRPRNAGLMEHRGEIVGPAKWPAIIEETKWRAIVALLNDPSRRTTPGPQRRWMGSGLYECGICVEAEEEKTTVVVATAGLSKGGQRKTVPSYRCAAGRNHVARSPIHLDRYVSMLAVEWLSRPGAVEAFERKGDDSAARARVLEREALRIRDEEAAEMFAAGQMTKAQLIAANEKTAQRRSELDQADAAAARVTALAPFRKGDPQAVWDGLDLDRRRAVISQIMRVIILPGKLGRPEGWTPEYGKEWGYFDPKYIRVEWRVRA
- a CDS encoding YraN family protein, encoding MAAKNDLGRHGEQLAVDYLEAEGMKIIERNWRCRHGEIDVIAEDGSTLVVVEVKTRSGRSHGTALESVRPAKLSRLRMLAAKWLASQPRTFPTVRVDVIALERFAGDYSLRHVRGVV
- a CDS encoding DUF2469 domain-containing protein, yielding MSAEDLEKYETEMELQLYREYRDVVGLFTYVVETERRFYLTNSVDLDVRTAENGDVFFDVKMQDAWVWDMYRPARFVKNVRVVTFKDVNVEELSKADLEMPKEGFSQ
- a CDS encoding ribonuclease HII, whose product is MTVAFRPRPSVVRRDSGLYAYERALARRGLTPIAGVDEAGRGACAGPLVVAAVVLRRQIVGLDDSKLLTPATRERLYDQIIRSAHVGVIVIPPTEIDARGLHRSNISGMRRAVAQLTCDPEYILTDGFPVPGLPAPSLAVWKGDQVAACVAAASIVAKVTRDRLMVTLDAEFPAYGFADHKGYVTAAHRLALETHGPCPHHRFSFVTVAREMGENEMGAGVA